A section of the Spirosoma oryzicola genome encodes:
- a CDS encoding nucleotidyl transferase AbiEii/AbiGii toxin family protein, with protein sequence MYTINFDQIRQGNLQELFAVLEVELQNLGIDFYLIGAVARDIWLTALHDIPASRITRDLDLALLLSSEEQYQLLRQRLIETGRFTTSRGNSYTVVFEDGRPVDLLPFGAISMEGSVNVVGLGLTDIRVDGFEEVFEAGTQVITVNGNPYRVCTLAGIVILKLIAYDDRPEHRPKDILDISFILEHYFDIAEAEIYERHDDLFDWPDFDMGKAAARVMGRQMQPIIRRSAELQKRIETILDRQLEIGEESKVAEWLGRETRWSIKYALATLEQLREGLRDELP encoded by the coding sequence ATGTACACTATTAACTTTGACCAAATTCGGCAAGGTAACTTACAGGAGTTGTTTGCCGTACTGGAAGTCGAACTGCAAAATCTAGGTATTGATTTCTATTTGATCGGAGCTGTAGCACGGGATATTTGGTTGACAGCACTACACGATATTCCCGCCAGCAGGATCACTCGTGATCTAGACTTGGCTTTATTATTAAGTAGTGAAGAGCAATATCAGCTTCTGAGACAACGGCTAATTGAGACGGGGCGCTTTACAACAAGCCGAGGAAATTCGTATACGGTTGTCTTTGAAGACGGTCGCCCTGTTGATTTACTACCGTTCGGAGCGATCAGCATGGAAGGGTCAGTCAATGTGGTTGGACTAGGACTCACAGATATTCGGGTAGACGGCTTTGAAGAAGTATTTGAAGCTGGTACTCAAGTGATAACAGTAAACGGGAATCCGTACCGGGTATGCACCCTAGCGGGAATCGTTATTCTAAAACTAATTGCTTATGACGATCGCCCCGAGCACCGCCCTAAAGACATTCTGGATATCAGCTTCATATTAGAGCATTATTTTGACATCGCAGAAGCTGAAATTTATGAACGTCATGACGACTTATTTGACTGGCCAGATTTTGACATGGGCAAGGCAGCAGCTAGAGTAATGGGCCGGCAAATGCAACCCATTATAAGGCGGTCGGCTGAACTACAAAAACGGATTGAAACAATTCTGGATCGGCAACTTGAAATAGGCGAAGAAAGCAAAGTCGCAGAATGGTTAGGACGCGAAACTCGATGGTCTATCAAATACGCATTAGCCACTCTTGAACAGCTCAGAGAAGGATTACGAGATGAGCTTCCCTAA